AAGCACTTCTTTGTCCACATGCACCGTGGTCAAGGAAGGATTCCCATGTGCAGCATTGGGAATGTCATCGTAACCGACAATGGCGATGTCTTCAGGGACACTCAAACCAGAGTCCAGGCAAGCCTGAATGGCCACAATGGCGGTTTCATCGTTGTAAGCAAAAACCGCATCTGGTGGTTCTTTCAAGGCCAGGAGTTGTTGCATTGCAGGGTAGGCACCTGCTTGTTCGTCTATGGGATACCGCTGCACCATCAATGCAGGATCAATCTCGCGACCTGCATCTGTGAGGGCCTGCATGTACCCTTGTTGACGCTGCTGGATGCTGAAGTGGTTGGGACCTGAAATGAATGCAATGCGCCTGCGTCCCATGGCAATCAAGTGCTGGGTGGCTTGATAAGCCCCTGTGACGTTGTCAGTGTTGACACTCAGGAACCCTGGTTGGTTGTTGTCCACGAGAATCAACTGTTTGCCAGAACGCTTGAATGCCGTCAGCATGTCTGCATCGAAATATCCGGCACAGATGATGGCGTCCACTTCCTGAATGCGAATGATG
Above is a window of Deinococcus misasensis DSM 22328 DNA encoding:
- a CDS encoding LacI family DNA-binding transcriptional regulator produces the protein MSGLQVTPDEPTIRDVAKQAGVSIATVSRALKNQPGLTEETRQQVLEAAAMLGYDLTKLRPVKARRIGFFLHRQHYAVTSNPFYFPVLHGVEEACRREGVALSYCSVSTEDNISDIIRIQEVDAIICAGYFDADMLTAFKRSGKQLILVDNNQPGFLSVNTDNVTGAYQATQHLIAMGRRRIAFISGPNHFSIQQRQQGYMQALTDAGREIDPALMVQRYPIDEQAGAYPAMQQLLALKEPPDAVFAYNDETAIVAIQACLDSGLSVPEDIAIVGYDDIPNAAHGNPSLTTVHVDKEVLGREAVKLILHPKRKEDSVLVPVRLIIRQSTKSKLNRRR